One window of Gemmatimonadaceae bacterium genomic DNA carries:
- a CDS encoding MFS transporter, which yields MFRKLFILIITAFVDMVGLLMVLPLMPFYARTLGAGSMMVTVMVVSFTAAQLLSAPLWGRFSDRYGRRPALLVGLGAAAIAYVVFALANSLWLLLLSRVVQGAGGGTVGVIQAYVADSTEPQNRAKALGWLSAATNVGVALGPPLGSFALLFGHGGPGYMAAALCLVNMTFAWKFLHESRDMEDARTSVKKRGASRAAILRVISHAKEPGPRLIWIYAIAMGSFSAVTAILPLFLADQFGIGEHTIWIFFTYIGIISVITRAGILGSAVERFGEARLSRIGLVLLATGLAGMPFARGYVLLGITIAFIPLGTAFTFPCVTSLLSRVISSSERGLYMGVQQTFGGLSRVIIPLWAGFSYDHFGRQIPFLTSATFVMLTLLLGLSVDDGRRVQAPPVPDGVAV from the coding sequence GCTCGATGATGGTGACGGTGATGGTGGTGTCGTTCACCGCTGCGCAGCTTCTCAGCGCCCCACTCTGGGGACGCTTCTCGGACCGGTACGGACGCAGGCCCGCTCTTCTCGTTGGCCTTGGCGCGGCGGCGATCGCCTACGTCGTCTTCGCCCTCGCGAACTCGCTGTGGCTGCTGCTTCTCTCGCGCGTCGTGCAGGGCGCGGGCGGTGGAACGGTAGGCGTCATTCAGGCGTATGTCGCCGATTCGACGGAGCCGCAGAACCGGGCGAAGGCGCTGGGGTGGCTCTCCGCCGCTACCAATGTCGGTGTCGCGCTCGGGCCGCCCCTCGGCTCGTTCGCGCTGCTGTTCGGACACGGCGGGCCCGGCTATATGGCGGCCGCGCTCTGTCTCGTCAACATGACTTTCGCGTGGAAGTTCCTCCACGAATCGCGCGACATGGAGGACGCTCGCACGTCTGTGAAGAAGCGCGGCGCATCGCGTGCAGCGATCCTCCGCGTAATCTCGCACGCTAAGGAGCCGGGACCGCGACTCATCTGGATCTACGCCATCGCAATGGGTTCGTTCTCGGCAGTGACCGCGATCCTGCCGCTGTTTCTCGCCGACCAGTTCGGTATCGGCGAGCACACGATCTGGATCTTTTTCACATACATCGGGATCATCTCCGTCATTACTCGCGCTGGGATCCTCGGGTCGGCGGTCGAGAGATTTGGTGAGGCGCGGTTATCGCGAATCGGGCTGGTGTTGCTTGCGACCGGCCTGGCCGGGATGCCTTTCGCGCGCGGCTATGTACTGCTCGGAATCACGATCGCTTTCATCCCGCTCGGAACGGCTTTTACGTTCCCGTGCGTGACATCGCTCTTGTCCCGTGTGATCTCGAGCAGCGAGCGCGGCCTCTACATGGGCGTGCAGCAGACGTTCGGTGGATTGTCGCGCGTGATCATTCCGCTGTGGGCAGGATTTTCATACGATCACTTCGGCCGCCAGATTCCGTTTCTCACCTCGGCGACGTTCGTGATGCTCACGCTGCTGCTCGGACTCAGCGTGGACGACGGCCGCCGAGTGCAGGCGCCACCCGTTCCAGATGGAGTCGCGGTCTAG
- a CDS encoding iron ABC transporter permease, whose amino-acid sequence MKMPADRRRSWALAAPVFVLLLWTVVFPNVAVILGSFENGLGHWREFMASPADREALTTSIVISLASVVASLLIGVPLAFLLSRFEFPGRKILRAVATLPAALPPLVGVIAFLFLYGESGLVTRGVQRLLGMTEAPWRLTGVWAIIFVHAYTMYVYVFLFVSAGLQRLDTTLEEAASGLGASSWQRLRRVTLPLLTPALAGSMLLVFMMSLGSFSAPYIFGGGIRVLSTQIVSSKLNGSMGLAYVETTVLALSAVAGLLLFRWFEGKRKYTSSGKGSATRRAITSRKAQIAVVILSVATVVILVLPHLMVVLVSFAVDGAWTTQVLPPAYTLDNYRHLVTEAQLWKPIINSVSMALIATAANVLVCFVAAYLIVLRRFAGRRMLEILVALPWAIPATAIALGLAATFNRNDPLAGRVLLVGTFWILPLAYFVRGVPLVSTAVESSLRQLDPSLEDAARGLGASWWLTMRRVILPAARPGLIAGALLAAVTAVGEFVASVVLYTHANRPISIEILAQLRALAFGTAAAYSVLLIVLVLIMTLTARGLEDRMA is encoded by the coding sequence ATGAAGATGCCGGCGGACAGGCGCAGAAGCTGGGCGCTCGCGGCGCCCGTCTTCGTCCTGCTGCTGTGGACGGTCGTCTTTCCCAACGTCGCCGTAATACTCGGCAGCTTCGAGAATGGTCTTGGCCATTGGCGCGAATTCATGGCCAGCCCGGCGGATCGCGAAGCGCTGACGACGAGCATAGTCATCTCGCTCGCGTCGGTGGTTGCATCGCTGCTGATCGGTGTGCCGCTCGCGTTCCTGCTGAGCAGGTTCGAATTTCCCGGCAGAAAGATTCTGCGCGCGGTGGCGACTCTGCCGGCGGCGCTTCCGCCGCTCGTAGGGGTGATCGCGTTTCTCTTTCTCTACGGGGAAAGCGGGCTGGTGACGCGTGGTGTGCAGCGTCTCCTGGGAATGACCGAGGCGCCCTGGCGGCTTACCGGAGTGTGGGCGATCATCTTCGTCCACGCCTACACGATGTACGTGTACGTGTTCCTGTTCGTGTCCGCCGGACTGCAGCGATTGGACACGACGCTCGAAGAGGCGGCATCGGGGCTCGGTGCAAGCTCGTGGCAGCGGCTTCGACGCGTGACGCTGCCCTTGCTCACCCCGGCACTGGCGGGCTCCATGCTGCTGGTGTTCATGATGTCGCTCGGGTCGTTCTCCGCTCCGTACATATTCGGCGGCGGGATCAGGGTGCTGTCCACTCAGATAGTGTCGTCGAAGCTGAATGGATCCATGGGTCTCGCATATGTCGAGACGACCGTGCTCGCGCTAAGCGCTGTCGCCGGACTGTTGCTGTTCCGGTGGTTCGAGGGCAAGCGCAAGTACACGTCGTCGGGAAAGGGATCGGCTACGCGACGGGCAATCACTTCCCGAAAGGCGCAGATAGCCGTCGTGATCCTGTCGGTCGCGACTGTGGTCATCCTGGTCCTTCCGCATCTGATGGTCGTGCTCGTGTCGTTCGCTGTTGACGGCGCATGGACTACGCAGGTGCTGCCACCGGCGTACACGCTCGATAATTACCGTCACCTGGTTACCGAGGCACAGCTCTGGAAGCCGATCATTAACAGCGTTTCGATGGCACTTATCGCGACAGCGGCAAACGTGCTCGTGTGCTTCGTCGCGGCGTACCTGATCGTGCTGCGCCGGTTCGCGGGGCGCCGGATGCTCGAGATCCTGGTGGCATTGCCGTGGGCGATACCGGCGACGGCGATCGCGCTCGGTCTCGCCGCAACATTCAATCGGAACGATCCGCTCGCCGGACGTGTGCTGCTCGTCGGCACCTTCTGGATTCTTCCCCTCGCCTACTTCGTGCGTGGTGTACCGCTCGTATCAACCGCGGTGGAGAGCTCGCTCAGACAGCTCGACCCATCGCTCGAGGACGCGGCTCGCGGACTCGGCGCCTCGTGGTGGCTGACGATGCGGCGTGTCATCCTGCCGGCGGCACGGCCGGGACTCATCGCCGGTGCGCTACTCGCGGCCGTAACCGCTGTCGGTGAGTTCGTGGCCAGCGTGGTCCTGTACACGCACGCCAACCGTCCGATATCCATCGAGATTCTCGCCCAGCTCCGTGCACTGGCCTTCGGTACCGCGGCAGCGTATAGCGTGCTGCTGATCGTGCTCGTGCTGATCATGACGCTGACTGCGCGCGGTCTCGAAGACCGGATGGCCTGA
- a CDS encoding ABC transporter ATP-binding protein: MSAGSLGLERITRRFGEHVAVNDISLDVPAGELLALVGASGSGKTTTLRIAAGYEIPDSGRVLLEGRDITALPPQERGFGMVFQHYALFPHMSVEENVAFGLEARGVLRSLRIDKARGALDSVGLGGAGHRSIQSLSGGEQQRVALARALVIEPKVLLMDEPLSNLDPTLRQTTRDELRSMLHRVGVPALFVTHDQEDAFAIADRIALIRKGKLLQVGTPEDLYDRPVSLDVASFIGRATIVPAEDLGDRVAVTIGGVRRELAATRPAGSNSRLVSPRVVLRPDALEISPETQGVWRGEVVNRRFTGGTAVYRVRASDGVVLEVASSEMGLREGEATGVRVAREPVPIVSGE; the protein is encoded by the coding sequence GTGAGCGCGGGATCGCTCGGACTGGAGCGGATCACACGTCGCTTCGGTGAGCACGTCGCGGTCAACGACATATCGCTCGACGTACCGGCGGGAGAGCTGCTCGCGCTGGTAGGAGCGTCGGGGTCGGGAAAGACGACGACGCTTCGCATCGCGGCCGGTTATGAGATCCCGGACAGCGGACGAGTGCTCCTCGAGGGGCGCGATATCACCGCGCTTCCGCCGCAGGAGCGCGGCTTCGGGATGGTCTTCCAGCATTACGCTCTCTTTCCGCACATGTCGGTCGAGGAGAACGTGGCTTTCGGGCTCGAGGCGCGGGGTGTTTTGCGATCGTTGCGCATAGACAAGGCGCGCGGCGCGCTCGACTCCGTCGGACTCGGAGGAGCCGGACATCGCAGTATCCAGTCGTTATCGGGAGGCGAGCAGCAGCGGGTCGCGCTCGCGCGGGCGCTGGTGATCGAGCCCAAGGTCCTGCTGATGGACGAGCCGCTCTCCAACCTGGATCCGACGTTGCGGCAGACGACCCGCGACGAGCTGCGGTCCATGCTGCACCGCGTCGGAGTTCCGGCGTTGTTCGTGACGCACGACCAGGAGGATGCGTTCGCGATCGCCGACCGAATTGCGCTGATCAGGAAGGGGAAGCTGCTGCAGGTTGGAACGCCCGAGGATCTTTACGATCGTCCTGTATCGCTCGATGTGGCGAGCTTCATCGGCCGGGCGACGATCGTGCCTGCGGAGGATCTGGGCGACCGAGTAGCGGTGACGATCGGAGGCGTGCGGCGCGAGCTCGCTGCGACGCGTCCCGCGGGAAGCAACAGCCGGCTTGTGTCGCCACGTGTCGTGCTGCGGCCGGATGCGCTCGAGATCTCGCCGGAGACGCAGGGAGTGTGGCGCGGCGAGGTGGTCAATCGCCGCTTCACGGGCGGTACGGCGGTGTATCGCGTGAGGGCGTCCGACGGCGTAGTGCTCGAGGTGGCGTCATCCGAGATGGGACTTCGCGAGGGAGAAGCGACGGGAGTTCGCGTGGCGCGCGAGCCAGTGCCGATAGTCAGTGGAGAATGA
- a CDS encoding extracellular solute-binding protein — MMRRLTLVAAALAALAALSCSSDKRTVLTVYSPHGKDLLGYLEQGFEKAHPDIDVQWVDMGSQEVLDRVRAEAANPQADVWFGAPAEAFDRATKENLLQPYIPTWSNAVAVDGRDSGDHWYGTYLTPEVIAYNTDAVTREEAPKDWDDVLDPKWKGKVLIRDPIASGTMRAIFGAIVARSVAKTGSPESGYEWLRKLDANTRDYVLNPTILYQKLGRQEGVITLWDMPDIATLRQRLKIPVDYIIPASGTPLLVDGIAIVKGTKHPKEAKLYYEFVTTPEALKAAAGQFLRIPARTDIPQAELPQWIQDANAKIKPMPVDRKMMAEHLNEWMKYWDASIRNSERNK, encoded by the coding sequence ATGATGAGACGCCTGACGCTCGTTGCGGCGGCGCTTGCGGCGCTTGCGGCGCTCTCGTGCTCGAGCGACAAAAGAACCGTGCTCACGGTCTATTCGCCGCACGGAAAGGATCTGCTCGGGTATCTCGAGCAGGGGTTCGAGAAGGCGCACCCGGACATTGACGTTCAGTGGGTGGACATGGGGTCGCAGGAGGTGCTCGACCGCGTGCGCGCGGAAGCGGCGAATCCGCAGGCCGACGTATGGTTCGGCGCGCCGGCCGAGGCGTTCGACAGGGCGACGAAGGAGAATCTGCTCCAGCCCTATATCCCGACGTGGTCGAACGCGGTGGCCGTCGACGGGCGCGACTCGGGGGACCACTGGTACGGAACGTATCTGACCCCCGAAGTCATCGCTTACAACACCGACGCGGTGACACGCGAGGAGGCGCCGAAGGACTGGGACGACGTGCTCGACCCGAAGTGGAAGGGCAAGGTGCTGATCCGCGATCCGATCGCGTCGGGAACGATGCGGGCGATTTTCGGCGCGATCGTGGCGCGGTCAGTGGCGAAGACCGGATCGCCCGAATCAGGATACGAATGGCTGCGAAAGCTTGACGCCAACACGCGTGATTACGTGCTGAATCCGACCATCCTCTACCAGAAGCTGGGGCGACAGGAAGGTGTGATCACGCTGTGGGACATGCCCGACATCGCTACCTTACGGCAGCGACTGAAGATCCCGGTGGATTACATAATTCCGGCGAGCGGCACGCCGCTGCTGGTGGACGGCATCGCGATCGTGAAGGGGACGAAGCATCCGAAGGAGGCGAAGCTCTACTACGAGTTCGTCACCACTCCCGAAGCCTTGAAGGCGGCGGCCGGGCAGTTCCTTCGCATTCCGGCGCGGACGGACATTCCGCAGGCGGAGCTGCCGCAGTGGATCCAGGACGCCAACGCGAAGATCAAGCCGATGCCGGTGGACAGGAAGATGATGGCCGAGCATCTGAACGAGTGGATGAAGTACTGGGACGCGAGCATCAGGAACAGCGAGCGAAATAAGTGA